CGCCTGTTTCCAATATTCTGCAGCCTTATCAAAGAAACTTTCCGCCTCATCTTCCTTTCCTTCCTGCTTACACTTATCCCCTTGATAATGATATAACACTGCAATATTATTAAGGGCAGAAGGTTTGCGAGGATTGAGTGCCAGACATTGATGGTAATAATCTAAGGCTTCCTCCAACTTACCATTACTAGCATGGATTAAACCCATATTATACAGGATTTCGCTGCGATCGCTCGGATCCTCCTCCAACTTCAAGGCTTCCTCATAGTTTTCAAGGGCTTCCGCATATTCCCCATCAGCCTGTGCCGACATACCATCACGGTAATATACAAACGCCTCTTTTGCCTTGGGGTTAATCGGTAAAACCTTTAAAATAATATCCGCCATAACGGTAAAAGTCTTATCGATAAAGTTATCATTTCTTTGAGATCTAGCCATATATTTAATTTATTAAAAATAAAAGATTTTCCTTGATCCTAATACAAGTATCTATTATGTTGTTGTAAAGATTTTATATCCTCAAACCATAACATTTAAGTCCCCCTGTATTGGGGGATTTAGGGGGCAAAATTATCAACTATTCCCAGTTTGCCCAATCTTGAGGCTTGAGAAAAACATCATATAACTGAGCTTCAGGGGTATTAGGTTCAGGGGTATAACCATATTCCCAGCGTACCAAAGGAGGTAGAGACATCAAAATAGACTCGGTGCGCCCATTGGTTTGTAAACCGAAAATAGTCCCCCTGTCATATACCAAATTAAACTCTACATAACGTCCACGGCGGTATAACTGGAAGTTTCTCTGGCGATCGCCATATTCCGTATGACGACGTTTTTCAGCAATAGGCACATAAGCAGGTAAAAAAGTTTTACCGCAATCTTGCACAAAAGCAAAAATTTCCTCCCAACTACGCTGTTTTTGGGGAGGTAACTGATTACTATATTGTGCCGCCGCCTTATCAGCATGAGGACCACGATAAAGAGGATCATTGCCATCTTGATAGTCAAAGAAAAGCCCACCCACCCCACGGGTTTCGTCACGGTGTTTTAGATAAAAATATTCATCACACCAACGCTTAAACACATTGTAATACTCAGGATGATGCTTATCACAAGTATTCTTAAAAGTAGTGTGAAAATGCTTGGCATCCTCCGCAAAAGGATAATAAGGAGTTAAATCAGCACCACCCCCAAACCACCATACTGGGCCTGCCTCAAAGTAACGATAATTGAGGTGTACTGTGGGAATGTAAGGATTTTTAGGGTGTAATACCATAGAGGTACCTGTGGCATAAAAACGATGACCTTCAGCTTCGGGGCGCTGTTTTAAAATGCTAGGAGGAAGATGATCGCCCCATACCTCAGAAAAATTAACCCCGCCCTGCTCAAAAACATCACCATCAGTCATTACACGAGATCTACCGCCGCCGCCTTCCTCTCTTTGCCAACTATCCTCCTGAAACTTACCTTTACCGTCAAGGGCTTCTAAACCTTGGCAAATCTCATCTTGGATAGACTGCATAAATTGACTGACCCTATTTTTTGCATCTTCGGGAGGAAAAGAAGTAGAATTAATGGGATTAGTATTTTCTTTAGTCGCCGTATTCATAAATTTTTTTTAAAATTGCTAAAAATAACTTACAATCTATCAATCTAAACTGTAAGGGGTATCTGAACTAGAAAATTTTGCAGATCTTAATATTCTGCAATAAAACCCTCAGCGATAATTGAGCAAGACTAACTCTAAATACTGTCTTAGCGAAAAAGTGAATAAATTATCGGTCAATCATCAATTATCAATTGCCTACTATCATGATTTTCAACTTTTCTTTTAAACTACTTCTGGCAGATGGCGAGAAACAACTATGTCAAAGCTCTCTCTACAAAACCTATCGAGTGACGACAAGTATTCCCGTGGATGTAGTTTGGCATCGTTTAATCAATTTAGCTGATATGTCTTGGCATCCTTTATTTGTGAAAACAAAATTACCGCAGGGATTAATACCCAAACCCGGATTAATTTTTGGGGTTGTTACCCGTCTTACTCCCATTCCCATTAGGGTATTTGTGGAAAATGTTCGCCCCAGAGAACTTTTGAGCATTCGTTTATTGGCGATTCCGGGTATTGAGCAAAGAATTACTTATCAGATGGAGTCCACCCTTTGCGGTAGTTATATCGCTTATTCTATAACCCTCAAAGGATGGTTATCTCCAGTTATTTGGTGGTTTATAAAACCCTATTCGGCGAAGGTGGCTTCTGAGTTGGTAAATGCGGCGGCGAAGTCTTTACCGTAAAAAAAATTAATCTTGTTTACGAGAAGGATGATTAAACCATGGTCTTTGTTCTTGACTATCGTTATATTTTTCCCCCAAAAGTTTTGTAACATCTTCCATGGTGCCTTGATGGGAAACCCATCCATGTTCGATGTCGGGAAAATCTAACTGACAATTTTCACATTTTTTGTCGGAATAGAAGCGGATAGGACACCAAAATGATTCTACATTTCTTAACATCTCACTACCCAATGACCATACCCCTGTCATCCAGTCACAGTACAAACACCAAATTAGGTCATAGCCTATTAATCCCTCAAATTTTTGACGAGATACATTGACCCATTCTTTTGCTTCATATTTGGGTAATTTAATTAACCACGTGAGGGGGGGATAAACGATGATTTCACCTAATCGAACAAACCAGAATATAGGAATTGCAAGGGCAGTAATCCAAACTGCCAAATGATTGCGCCATTTGCCTACCATACCGCTTAGGGTTCCATGGATATTAGCAGGAGGTTTTTTGTGCAAGGATTCATGGGCAATAATCCAAACCCAAAGACTACTAATTTCGGCTAATAAGGCAATGCTAACTCCTTGCCACTGGGCAAAGACAGAACCAACGATGAGAGGAAGTAGCATAAAATAAGCTAGTGCTAAATCAATACCGGGAGCATAACAGAGGCGATCGCCCATTTTTTTTCCTGCTTCGCCCAGTCTAGGTAACAAGTGCAAAACACCAATTCCTAATAGTAATGAGACAACTAGATAAAGATATAGTCTTATTAACATTGATTTTCTGGTATCAATATTGTGATTCTTCTATTACCCATCAGTATAGGGAAAAAAAATTAGGAAATAAATAAGTTTTATTACACCAAAACTAAGCCACTATCATTCTCTATTTTCCAAAACCTTGCATGATTAAAAAAAATTCGTTATACTTGTAAAAGTGATGACGCGGGATAGAGCAGTCAGGTAGCTCGTCGGGCTCATAACCCGAAGGTCGGTGGTTCAAATCCGCCTCCCGCCATAAAATCAAGATTAAGGGGCTAGTAAGTTTTTACCGAGCCTCTTTTTCTTATATACTTCTGCCACTTCTGGCATCCATTGCTCAAAGTGATATAACAATAGGGTTGCTAAGTCTCTGATTTCTGATTGGGCATCCTTGGGTAATCGGAGGTCACAAAAATGTAGTAAGCTACGGGCATTAAAAGATACTACAAAATGTTGACGGATATTTTGGGTTAATATATCCCTTGCGTGTTCTGGGGCATAACCATCATTATTTATTTTTTCCGCATAATAGGCGATCGCACTTTTAGTAAAAGCAATATCCTTATTACGGGTATCCTGAGAATAAAAATATTTATTACCCTCCCGATCAAAATAATTACCAATGGCACGAAAATAGAATAAAGATTCAATCTCATGGGCAATAACATCAAAATCCGCCGATTGGGCTTCTAACTCCTCAATTTTTTTGGCAAGATTTAAGATGCGCTGGCTAGTGTAACGCTGAGATTGACAATCAAAACTTACCCCCACCCGATGGGTGCGCGCCTGTACCATCACAGAATGGGGGAAATTGATCACATTAAAAGTAATACTAGGATGTTCAATAATACCCCAGTGCATTTTATTCACACAATTACGAACAATTCTGCGTCCTAATTCCGCCTCAGAATAACTAGCTAATTTTTCGTATTCCTCCGCCACAAAACTTTCACTATAATCTTGGTGCATTGCCAAATAACAAAGCAAATTAGGGCGCTCAGTTTTTCCCAAAACCGTCACCGCAAAACGAGGATCTAATAATTGTAAATTATCGGTCATCTCCATCTCCTTGTAAAGTTTGATTTTCCTTTCTTTTTAGTAGTTTATTAATATTCCCTTCCATCACTTCTTCAGGATTTAATCCCAATTCATCACATAATCTTGCCCAATACCATAAAACATCTCCTAACTCTTTTGTCAATTTTTCTTGAGCTTGTTCGAGGGGAAAATCCTTACGAATATACTTTTTGACCACCCCACTAACTTCCCCAGCTTCAGAAGCTAAACCCAAAGTTAGATACTCCAAAAAAGTATCAGGAGGATAAATAGCAGTTTGTTTTGTCAACTCTACATATTCTTTAATATTCATAAAAAAAAGAAAATAATTTACTTAAAATTCAACACAAAAAATCAATCTGAATCTTTCCTTGACACAGTAAACCCAGGTCAGATTAAACTTGCAAAATTTCTTGATCATTTAATCAAACCCTGTAATATCAGATTTGTTTAAATACCTATTTGTGATACATCGCAATAGGCACAATTACTAAAGTCAAATAAAAAGACAACAGACAAGACTAAGTAGTATCTCATTGTCCATTGCCCATTGTCAATTGTTTCTTGGTGCCTAACGGCGAGGAAATCGGCGACGTTGTAAAAACTCAGGAATATCCAACCCTGCGAGGGGGTTACTTTCAGACTCCGAGTTAGTAGCGGTTTTTTCTTCCTCATCATCAGAGGTTGAGGTTTGAGGAATGGTAGGAGGAGAAATAATCGCCTGTAAAGAATCATCCCCATTATTCTCAGCGGAGAATCCAGTGGCAATGACAGTTATACGGATTTCTCCTTGCATACTTTCATCTATCACTGCTCCAAAAATAATATTAGCATTGGGATCAACAATATCATAGATAGTTTCAGCCACGGTATTAACTTCATGGAGAGTTAAATCATTACCCCCAGTAATGTTTAATACAACCCCTTTGGCACCCTGAATAGAAGACTCTATGAGGGGGGAAGAAATGGCAGCCACGGCGCTCTCTTTTGCCCGAGATTTTCCAGAGCCAATGCCAATACCCATAAGGGCTGAACCTGCATCAGCCATTACCGCCCTGACATCTGCAAAATCAACGTTAACTAATCCGGGGATGGTGATAATATCAGAGATACCTTGTACCCCTTGACGGAGAATATCATCAGCAATGCGGAAAGATTCTTGCAAGGGAGTATCGGAGGGGATAACCGATAATAGTTTATTGTTGGGGATAACAATGAGGGTATCTACACGACTTTGTAAGGCGCTGATGCCATCATCGGCTTGGGTGGTGCGTCTTCTACCTTCAAAAGTGAAGGGGCGAGTAACTACCCCCACAGTAAGACAACCCATTTCCTTGGCAACTTCGGCAACGATGGGCGCGGCGCCTGTACCTGTACCTCCTCCCATACCTGCTGTAATGAATACGAGGTCAGTATTTTCTAGGGCTTTGGCAATTTCTTCCCGAGATTCTTCGGCGGCTTTTTGTCCGATGGAAGGATTACCCCCTGCCCCTAATCCTCGGGTGAGTTTTTGCCCGATTTGGAGGCAATAGGTTGCCATGGATTCGGTAAGGGCTTGGGCATCGGTGTTAATTTGCCAAAATTCTACCCCTGAGACGCTGCTTTGAATCATGCGATTGACGGCATTACAACCCCCTCCGCCAACACCGATGACTTTTATTTGGGCTACATTACTAGGTACTATTTGACGTGAGTTCATATTGTTTTCAAGGGGGGGAGTTTGAGCCTTGGTTTTTTGAGTTTTTCGGGGGGTGTTGTTATCTTGATTTTTATTAATGCCTGATGACTCAATTAAATATTTTGCAAGGTTTAAATCTGCTTCATTCATTTTTATTTTAGGCTAATTTGGATATAGTTTTGAAGAAAAATAGTCTTTTTATTTAGTAGAAATAATTGCTACATAAATGTTTCAATTTATAGTTTCTGATGGTTTTTTCAATCCTCACAGAAATTATAACTTAAGTTATGATAATGGTTATTTTTATGGTTGTCTGTTTATGGGTTTACTTTTGTGCAAAAAAATCTACTAATTCTTGTAATTTATCCCATGCACTGCCACTTTCAATGATATTCCTCGCTTTTTCAATGGCTGTGGGATAATCCCCTAGGGGGGTAACTTCTCCTACTTGTAGGGCAAGGGAAGCATTTAAGACTACGGCATCGGTTTGGGCTTGGGTGCCTTTTCCTTGTAATACCTGAGTTAAAATCTGGGCATTTTCTTCCACATCTCCTCCTTTTAAATCGGCGAGGGTGGCGGGGGTTAAACCTAATTCTTGGGGATTGATGGTGGTTTTATTTACTTTGCCATTATCAATGATGGCGATGTCGGTAATGTCCCCAAGCCCTGCCTCGTCTAGCTTTTCTCTTCCATGAAGGGCGATCGCCCTTTTGACTCCCAAAGTATTAAGGGCTTCTGCCATGGGTTCTATGAAATGGGGTGCATATACCCCAATAATTTGCCCTGTAGGACGCATAGGATTAACTAGAGGACCTAACAAATTGAAAATTGTTCTGATTTTTAATTCTCGACGAATAGGGCCCACTGCCTTCATGGCAGGATGCCATCCGGGGGCAAATAAGAAGGTAACGCCTACCTCATCTAATGCCTGTTTATATTCTTTTATATCACCGTTTAACTTTACGCCGAGATGTTCTAAAACATCGGCAGAGCCTACTTTACTTGAAGCTGAACGATTACCATGTTTTGCTACCTTTACTCCCCCAGCCGCCGCCACAAAGGCCACTGCGGTGGAAATATTAAAAGTAGAAGAGCCATCTCCCCCCGTGCCACAGGTATCAATGACGGGGGTAGTATGGGTTATCAAATCTGACTGGAGAGACTGAGATTGCAACACTTTCGCCATTCCTGCCAACTCTATACCTGATACTCCTTTGGCTTGTAGTGCCGCCAAGATAGCCCCTGACAAGGCTGGACTAATTTCCTCTTTTAACCATCCCTCCATGAGGGTTGACGCTTGACTTTGACTCAAGGATTCCTGGGCGAGAAGTTGTTGTAATAATAAAGTCCAGTCTGTCATCTTTAGTTCATCGGGTAATTGCAATAATGGCTAAATTTTATCACCGACTTTACACACTATCAACTTTTTATAAAAATTTTTGACCCACAACCTGTAGGGACGTACCATGGTAAGTCCCTACCAATAATGATTTACCCATTTATTAACTTAAAGGCGGGTGTGACCATCTATCAAAGAACCCATGCCCTCAAGGGTGGATACAATACTACTAGGATCCATAAACATTACCTTACTACTTTCACTACTACCAATGACTTTTCCTGTTTCTAAGTATTGCTGAGTGAGTAAAAACTGTAATGCTTTTTGGGCTAAGGTATCTCCTCGCAACTGATTGACAACTATTTGCAGGGCTTCGGCGGTGGCTTGGGCTTGGAGAATCTGTTGTTGTTTGTCTGCTTCTGCCTGTAGGATGGCGGCTTTTTTGAGGGCTTCTGCTTCCAATATTTTGGCTTCTGCCCTACCTTGGGCGGAGTTGATGGCGGAGTCTCTTTCTCCTTCGGAGGTGAGAATGGCGGCTCTTTTTTTCCTCTCGGCGGCCATTTGTTGTTCCATGGATTGTTGTACCGCCATGGAGGGGGTAATGTCTTTTAGTTCTACTCTCAATACTTTAACACCCCAAGGGTCGGTGGCAATGTCTAATTCTCGCAGGAGAATGTTATTGATTTCGGTACGGGCGACAAAGGTTTCGTCTAGTTCTAATTTTCCTATTTCCGCTCTGATTTGGGTTAAAACTAGGTTTTGCATCCCCCCTTGTAAATTTTCAATTTTGTAATAGGCTTTTTCCATGTCGATGATGCGCCAATATACTACGGCATCAACGCTGATGGCTACGTTATCTTTGGTGATGCAGGATTGGGGGGGTACATCGAGGATTTTGTCTCTGACGGTGTCTTTGTACACTACTTTATCGAGGAAGGGAACTACAAAATTGAGTCCGGGGGATAGTTTTTTGTTGTAGCTTCCTAAACGTTCTACTAAAAATTCGTTTTTCTCATTAACGATTTTGACGCTACCAAAAACTGCTGATCCTGCTAAAACTACGATAAAAAATAGTTGTTCCATGATAATCTTTTTTTATGTTTTATTTTTAGTTTAGTCTATTAGAGAGGTCTGATTATTTATTTAAGAAAAGTTTAAGATATTTGACCATAAGTTAATATTTTTTACATTAAAATTTTCTCGGCAAAACTGATAAAGTATTACCATGGCGACTGACAATATATACTTTTTCGTCGGGACTTAATTCTATGGTTTCATCGGCACATACTGCCTGCCACGAACTCCCTTCATACATTACTCTCCCCATTTTCCCTGGGGCGATCGCCGTTATGGTGACACCCTCATCTTCTTCTAATAATAAAGGATCTTTTCTTTTGGGGGCAAGATATTTTTTCGCTAAGAGAATTAAAGTAATAGAAAGAACCATCCAAATAACAATTAAAACATTATTATAGGGCAAAATAAGGGAAATACCGGCCACCATAAAAGCACTCAAACCCATCATAAATTCGACAAATGCGGTGGGAAAAATAAGCTCCATTAAACAAAAAATTGAGCCTATGATAAGCCATAATAGTACGGGAGAAGACATAGAAAATTAATTGTTATCAGCTATTTTGATAGTAGATTTTTTTTGAAAGTAAGCACTAAATATTTTGGGATAATATTTAGTCTTTTATCTTTATTTATCTTCTATTATAGCTAGGGCATTCTTTTATTTTCCGATGATTGAGGGAAATTAACATTTCCCTACATCACCGGCAACCTAGGGGCGTTTGTAAAGGTATCTAACTAAACTGACACCCAACCAGCCCAAAAGGGCATAGACGATGATTGCCACAATCACGTTTAAATCAAAAACATTACTACCACCGATGGGATTGAGACTATCATCGGATACAGGACTGATAAATAAGGTTGCAAAAGGAACCATAAATGGTCGAGAGATGCCGTAGATAAATTGGGCAAATTGATTTTCTGGATTAGCACCTAAAAGCCTTAGCAAAAATCGGATAAACAATAGTACCTGTAAAAATCCTACTAAGATATAAATAGTATTAACAATCCAGGCAAATGTAGAGGCTCGTTTTTTTGCTTTTAATTCCCTTTCTTTTTTATGAAGTTTGTAGGCTTCTTCTTCTTGGCGAAGTTGTTGTTCTTTTTCTATATTATCTTCAAAAGGTTCATGGTTCATGGTTTTAGGGTTTATTTACTTAGGGTGTAGTAGAGGACTTTTATAAATAGTTGAAATCTTTTTTTTACTAAAATTATTCCCTATTGTAATCAATTTGAGGGGGATTTTTATAATTTTAAAAAAAATTAATATTCAAATTATATTTGAAATAAAATTTCTGATTACTTCACCCTATGAAAAACACAAAAACCAATCAGCCTGTCCATTTTCAGGGAGTTGTTAATTGAGTTTACTACCTAATAGAAATAGACTGAAAAGAGTACCACTATTCCATAAACTATGTACCATAATCGAAGAGAGTAAACTGCGGGAGCGAGTATATATTATTCCCAACAAAATACCTAAAGTTGCTAAAGGTAATATTTCTGATAAACTAAGATGGGCGATCGCAAAGACACCTCCACTAAGTACAATGGCACCCCATACAGGCATATAACGGGTAAGAGAAGGTAATAGAAAACCTCGGAAAATAATTTCTTCAAAAATAGGTGCCGCCACTGAGGCAGTAATAAAGAAAATTAGTAATGCCACCTTATCTTGAGATTCCAAAGCTAATAATAACAATGGATTGCTACCCCCCTGTCCATCCCAAATTTGTTGATTGAGAAAAGAAACCAAAAATACTAAGGGAATGGCCGTTAAATAGCCACCTAATCCCCACCAAAACCAATTTTTGTTGGTTAGTTTGAACCAACCTTCGGGCAAAGGGAAAAAGGGTTTGACGGACAAATATAAAACTAATAAACCACTCCCTGCCATCAAGAAATAACTAACTAAAACATATAACGCCTTACCTCTAATATTAAAACCTGCAGGACTAATACCACTGGCACTAAAAATAAGGGGCAATAGTATTTGAGAAACAAAGAAAAAACCAACAATTAAAACTTGTAAAATAGTCTCCCAATCCCATTTTAATTCCCAAGATAAACCACCATTAACTGCTAATATTGATGATTCTTTTTTAAGGAACCATTGGATTAATAAAAATAAGATTAAACCAGTACCAATTACACCTCCAAAAAAGGGAATAAGACTAAGAATAATTAATCTTGTGGTTGCTTTTTCTGCGAGGGTTTGTTGTAATGCTTGAATCTCTAACAATTGAGTTTGATTATTTTCAATTTGATAATATTTTTCAAGGACAATTAATTGAAACCAATCATCTAAATTATCTTCAATAATTACCTCTGCATTTTCATCTATGGATGTTGGCGAAATCCAGATTTGATCAAGGATTGGTGCAACGGGATTGGTTGATGCTTGTTGCCAATACTCAGACGCTTTTTCCTCGTTATTTTGAACCGCATTGATGATGCCTAATTTAATTTTTAATTGTTCTGTTAATTGTTGATTGGCATTAATGCTTTCCTTTATTTGTTGTCTAGGAGTTTCAGAAATATTAATAAACTCTTCTTCTTTTTTTTCTGTTTGTGTAATGACAGCATCGAGAACATTTTGATATTGTTTTTCTGCTACTTGATAGGGGTTATTTCCCACCAAAGTTTGGGCAATTTCGTTGATATTTTTATCTTCAGATTCTTCTAATTCTGCAACATTGAGAATAAGATTAGTTTGATATAATTCTAGTTGAGATTGAACTTGAGGCTCTGCTAAACTTTGCCCCAAGGCAAAAAACACACTAAATAGGGAAACGATTGTGACTATGGCTAAAAGCGATCTTTTGAGATTCATATATTAATTTATAAAATGCTTTTATTTGTTACTTTATCAAAAATTGTCCTTTTAAGAAAATAATATTAAGTTCTATCTATCAATTACAAAAAGATATTATTATTTATTTGCCTAAATCTAGCAATTCTGAGGAACTTTCAGGATCATTATTCAGACTAAGTTGATATAAAATTATAATTTAGAAAATTAATCAATATTTCTGTTTAGGTGTAATCAAATTTTTAAAGCAATTAGATGATATTTATTATCTACAAAAATAATTACTAAAACTCTTTGATCATTAAGGTTTTTTAGATTGATGATTTCTTTGTTTAAGTTCAAATTTTTGATAATATTTCCTTTCTTATCTAAGATTAAAATATTTCCTTTGGTACTAGCACAGATAAAATAATCACTATAGGAGAATATAAAATGGGGATAAAAATCTAGGGGTATCCTTTTAATGTGAAAGGGTTTGAGATTAACTAAAACAGCATAATTAGTAAATTTTTCTCTGGCTAAAAAATAGCTTTTATATTTTGGATGGACAATAATATTTTCTAAAGGTAAATTGAGACAATAATTATTGTACCAGTAGCCCTTTCTAGTAAATAATCGCCAAAATGTATAATTAGAATTAAATTCTTTTTGCCGAAAGCTAACTAAACCATGACCTTGATCAATGACGATAATTTCTTGGGGTAAAAAATCCTCAATTTGAGGC
The sequence above is a segment of the Cyanobacterium stanieri PCC 7202 genome. Coding sequences within it:
- a CDS encoding coproporphyrinogen oxidase (PFAM: Coproporphyrinogen III oxidase~COGs: COG0408 Coproporphyrinogen III oxidase~InterPro IPR018375:IPR001260~KEGG: cyt:cce_3201 coproporphyrinogen III oxidase~PFAM: coproporphyrinogen III oxidase~PRIAM: Coproporphyrinogen oxidase~SPTR: Coproporphyrinogen III oxidase, aerobic) is translated as MNTATKENTNPINSTSFPPEDAKNRVSQFMQSIQDEICQGLEALDGKGKFQEDSWQREEGGGGRSRVMTDGDVFEQGGVNFSEVWGDHLPPSILKQRPEAEGHRFYATGTSMVLHPKNPYIPTVHLNYRYFEAGPVWWFGGGADLTPYYPFAEDAKHFHTTFKNTCDKHHPEYYNVFKRWCDEYFYLKHRDETRGVGGLFFDYQDGNDPLYRGPHADKAAAQYSNQLPPQKQRSWEEIFAFVQDCGKTFLPAYVPIAEKRRHTEYGDRQRNFQLYRRGRYVEFNLVYDRGTIFGLQTNGRTESILMSLPPLVRWEYGYTPEPNTPEAQLYDVFLKPQDWANWE
- a CDS encoding cell division protein FtsZ (PFAM: Tubulin/FtsZ family, GTPase domain; FtsZ family, C-terminal domain~TIGRFAM: cell division protein FtsZ~COGs: COG0206 Cell division GTPase~InterPro IPR020805:IPR003008:IPR018316:IPR000158~KEGG: mar:MAE_26420 cell division protein FtsZ~PFAM: Tubulin/FtsZ GTPase; Tubulin/FtsZ, 2-layer sandwich domain~SPTR: Cell division protein ftsZ;~TIGRFAM: cell division protein FtsZ), which gives rise to MNEADLNLAKYLIESSGINKNQDNNTPRKTQKTKAQTPPLENNMNSRQIVPSNVAQIKVIGVGGGGCNAVNRMIQSSVSGVEFWQINTDAQALTESMATYCLQIGQKLTRGLGAGGNPSIGQKAAEESREEIAKALENTDLVFITAGMGGGTGTGAAPIVAEVAKEMGCLTVGVVTRPFTFEGRRRTTQADDGISALQSRVDTLIVIPNNKLLSVIPSDTPLQESFRIADDILRQGVQGISDIITIPGLVNVDFADVRAVMADAGSALMGIGIGSGKSRAKESAVAAISSPLIESSIQGAKGVVLNITGGNDLTLHEVNTVAETIYDIVDPNANIIFGAVIDESMQGEIRITVIATGFSAENNGDDSLQAIISPPTIPQTSTSDDEEEKTATNSESESNPLAGLDIPEFLQRRRFPRR
- a CDS encoding hypothetical protein (KEGG: cyh:Cyan8802_4153 hypothetical protein~SPTR: Putative uncharacterized protein); the protein is MIFNFSFKLLLADGEKQLCQSSLYKTYRVTTSIPVDVVWHRLINLADMSWHPLFVKTKLPQGLIPKPGLIFGVVTRLTPIPIRVFVENVRPRELLSIRLLAIPGIEQRITYQMESTLCGSYIAYSITLKGWLSPVIWWFIKPYSAKVASELVNAAAKSLP
- a CDS encoding thymidylate synthase (FAD) (PFAM: Thymidylate synthase complementing protein~TIGRFAM: thymidylate synthase, flavin-dependent~COGs: COG1351 alternative thymidylate synthase~InterPro IPR003669~KEGG: syf:Synpcc7942_1044 thymidylate synthase complementing protein ThyX~PFAM: thymidylate synthase complementing protein ThyX~SPTR: Putative uncharacterized protein;~TIGRFAM: thymidylate synthase, flavin-dependent) — protein: MEMTDNLQLLDPRFAVTVLGKTERPNLLCYLAMHQDYSESFVAEEYEKLASYSEAELGRRIVRNCVNKMHWGIIEHPSITFNVINFPHSVMVQARTHRVGVSFDCQSQRYTSQRILNLAKKIEELEAQSADFDVIAHEIESLFYFRAIGNYFDREGNKYFYSQDTRNKDIAFTKSAIAYYAEKINNDGYAPEHARDILTQNIRQHFVVSFNARSLLHFCDLRLPKDAQSEIRDLATLLLYHFEQWMPEVAEVYKKKRLGKNLLAP
- a CDS encoding MazG nucleotide pyrophosphohydrolase (PFAM: MazG nucleotide pyrophosphohydrolase domain~InterPro IPR004518:IPR011379~KEGG: ttj:TTHA0898 hypothetical protein~PFAM: MazG nucleotide pyrophosphohydrolase~SPTR: Predicted MazG family pyrophosphatase) gives rise to the protein MNIKEYVELTKQTAIYPPDTFLEYLTLGLASEAGEVSGVVKKYIRKDFPLEQAQEKLTKELGDVLWYWARLCDELGLNPEEVMEGNINKLLKRKENQTLQGDGDDR
- a CDS encoding Tetratricopeptide TPR_1 repeat-containing protein (PFAM: Tetratricopeptide repeat~InterPro IPR019734:IPR013026:IPR001440~KEGG: cyp:PCC8801_2153 photosystem I assembly protein Ycf3~PFAM: Tetratricopeptide TPR_1 repeat-containing protein~SMART: Tetratricopeptide repeat~SPTR: Photosystem I assembly protein ycf3), with translation MARSQRNDNFIDKTFTVMADIILKVLPINPKAKEAFVYYRDGMSAQADGEYAEALENYEEALKLEEDPSDRSEILYNMGLIHASNGKLEEALDYYHQCLALNPRKPSALNNIAVLYHYQGDKCKQEGKEDEAESFFDKAAEYWKQAIRISPNSYLEAQNWLKTTGRSEMDVFF
- a CDS encoding hypothetical protein (KEGG: spl:Spea_0159 major facilitator transporter~SPTR: Major facilitator superfamily MFS_1); the protein is MLIRLYLYLVVSLLLGIGVLHLLPRLGEAGKKMGDRLCYAPGIDLALAYFMLLPLIVGSVFAQWQGVSIALLAEISSLWVWIIAHESLHKKPPANIHGTLSGMVGKWRNHLAVWITALAIPIFWFVRLGEIIVYPPLTWLIKLPKYEAKEWVNVSRQKFEGLIGYDLIWCLYCDWMTGVWSLGSEMLRNVESFWCPIRFYSDKKCENCQLDFPDIEHGWVSHQGTMEDVTKLLGEKYNDSQEQRPWFNHPSRKQD